Proteins from a single region of Pyrus communis chromosome 6, drPyrComm1.1, whole genome shotgun sequence:
- the LOC137736003 gene encoding uncharacterized protein, whose translation MSPRREPRRSAEPSFPDIAQLGEAIAHAIQCSLRPPQWTPLETMYNLKLDKFEGHEGHEGAERWLEHLEKTFRVMQSQGNLPSERFISPEYIDHKKQEFTQLRQGKMTANEYYKRFTDLSRYHLDVTTNPVEMLRYFRLGTKKKWRSMATTTPCASYQEFYEILLRIEDLENMPSESEEEEKDENQKKDDKESAEALAAFIATISADPTSFRVCILDVIRHILPFQLVDLSGIREDSPSKERLLLVVQDLQGNLVSLVRGKDAQNNPDLIMGTLNILGHFARVLINCGAAHFVISHTFAQVTQPHPTLVEYDLEFAMPRRERCYVDCVYPGCLVMVEDIVMPANLIPLDIVDFDVILGTDWLHYNRANIDCYGKTVIDCYRKTVTFHRPGLLEVTFMGEQSGVRHDVISAMRAKSVEDAIVVKHFPDDLPGLPPDRDVEFTIDLLPGTNLISLTPYQMAPAELRELKIQLQELVDKEHVRHLTLVLKRLREHQLYAKFRKCQFWLDQVAFLGHVIFAQGIQVDPQKVTAVEPRTVIEYYLTHGPILALPNDSGNFEVYSDASLNGLGCVLMQHGRRDVNLRQQRWLELLSDYDCTIDYHLDLRSTRVKLGVEDRKEALLANFQVRPILIDRVLEALMDDEEIQELIEARSLLLSSQCHFRRLWDRGYFIFGDTWHKRLDLMEFAYNDSFHSSIGKAPFEALYGRSCRTPLCWSEVGDKVLEGPEIVEEITQNIQVIKSNLKATQDRYGSGRKVLRNKTVRLVKVLWRNHSIEEAPWETEDRMREMYPRLFYDY comes from the exons atgtcACCTCGTAGAGAGCCACGTCGTTcagctgagcctagtttccccgatatagctcagttgggggaagctatAGCTCATGCTATTCAGTGTTCGCTTCGCCCTCCTCAgtggactcctctggagactatgtataacttaaagttggataagtttgagGGCCATGAAGGACATGAAGGGGCAGAGCGATGGCTCGAGCATCTTGAAAAGACTTTCCGAGTGATGCAAAGCCAAGGGAATCTTCCTTCTGAAAG ATTTATTtcccctgagtatattgatcaCAAGAAGCAAGAATTTACTCAATTGAGACAGGGGAAGATGACGGCGAATGAGTATTACAAGAGATTCACTGACTTGTCTCGTTATCATTTGGATGTTACTACTAATCCGGTTGAGATGCTTCGTTATTTCAGATTGGGTACTAAGAAAaaatggcgttctatggcgaccactacTCCTTGTGCTTCTTATCAGGAAttctatgagattttgttgaggattgaggatttaGAGAATATGCCTAGTgagagtgaggaagaagaaaaggacgaaaatcagaagaaagatgataaaG AATCAGCAGAGGCCTTAGCAGCCTTCATTGCCACTATCAGCGCCGATCCAACAAGTTTCAGGGTTTG TATTCTGGATGTTATACGCCATATCCTCCCATTCCAGCTGGTGGAtctcagtggtatcagggaggacagccCCAGCAAAGAGAGATTGCTTCTAGTAGTGCAGGATCTTCAAGGCAATCTGGTCAGCCTAGTCAGGGGCAAG GATGCTCAAAATAATCCtgacttgatcatgggtacattaaatatccttggtcattttgctagagtattgatTAATTGTGGTGCTGCGCATTTTgtcatttctcatacatttgctcaagtgacgcaacctcatcCTACACTTGTAgagtatgatttagagtttgctatgcctagaaGGGAGAGATGTTATGTTGATTGTGTATATCCAGGATGTCTAGTGATGGTGGAGGATATAGTTATGCCAGCTaaccttatcccgttagatattgttgattttgatgtgattttgggcacagattggttgcatTATAATCGTGCCAATATAGATTGCTACGGGAAAACAGTTATAGATTGCTACAGGAAAACAGTTACtttccatcgtcctggattacTTGAGGTTACTTTtatgggtgagcagagtggggtgaggcATGACGTTATTTCCGCTATGAGAGCAAAAAG TGTGGAGGATGCAATAGTAGTCAAGCATTTTCCTgatgatttacctggattgccaccagaccgagatgtggagttcactattgatttgcttccaggtacaAATCTTATATCTTTGACTCCTTATCAAATGGCTCCTGCtgaattgagggaattgaaaattcaattgcaggaattagttgataaag agcatgttcgacatctcaCTTTGGTATTGAAAagattgagggaacaccaattgtatgctaagtttaggaaatgccaattttggttggatcaagtggcatttttgggacatGTTATATTCGCCCAAGGTATTCaggtggatcctcaaaaggtaaCAGCGGTGGAACCTCGAACCGTCATTGAG TATTACCTCACTCATGGACCTATTTTAGCACTCCCAAATGATAGTGGTAATTTTGAGGTCTacagtgatgcttccttgaatggtctgggatgtgtgctgatgcaacatggtagg AGGGATGTTAATCTTCGACAACAGAGATGGTTGGaactgcttagtgattatgattgcacgattgactATCACCTtg acttGAGATCAACTAGAGTGAAGTTAGGGGTAGAAGATCGGAAAGAAgccttacttgctaattttcaagttaggccaattttaattgatcgtgtaCTTGAAGCCCTAATGGATGATGAAGAAATCCAGGAGTTAATTGAAGCCAGAA GTTTGCTTCTAAGTTCTCAGTGCCATTTCAGGAGGCTCTGGGATCGAGGTTACTTTATA TTTGGTGACACTTGGCAtaagcggttggatttaatggaatttgcctacaacgaTAGTTTTCATTCAAGTATTGGTAAGGCACCGTTTGAGGCACTTTATGGCAGGTCTTGTCGTACACCTTTGTGTTGGTCTGAGGTTGGCGATAAAGTTTTGGAGGGCCCTGAGATAGTGGAGGAGATTACTCAAAATATTCaagtgattaagtctaacctgaaagcgaCCCAAGACCGATATGGTTCGGGAAGAAAG gttctgaggaacaagactgtgagattagtgaaagttttgtggagaaatcaCTCAATTGAGGAGGCTCCTTGGGAGACAGAGGACCGGATGAGAGAAATGTATCCACGCCTGTTTTATGATTACTAG